Part of the Sphingobium lignivorans genome is shown below.
CATTTTCGAGGCCCTGCGCGCCTGCCGGCGGGATCTGGCGAAGGAGGCCGGCGTCCCGCCCTATGTCATCTTCCACGACAGCACCCTGCACGAGATGGCGCGCATCCGGCCGAAATCACTGCGGGACATGGGCCTGGTCAGCGGCGTGGGCGAGCGCAAGCTGGACGCCTATGGCGCCGCCTTCCTCGAGGCGATCCGCCGCTTCGGCTGAGCCGGGCGACCAACCGGCGCGTCCTCCGCGCGCATTGCCAGGCCTTAACCAATAATTTGCCGACGCCCCCCTATGTGCCGTGATCCCTTTCGATGTGGTGGGAACACGGATGAGGAAGACGATCGCGCCCGGCAAGGTGAGGATGGGCATGAAGGTCCTCGGTTTCGAGGGCTCATGGCTGCATCATCCCTTCTGGAAGAAGAACTTCCGCATCGATGATCCAGAGACGCTCCGCAAGGTGCAGGAAAGCGACGTTTCCGGCGTGGTCATCGAGATTGGTATCGAGGACATCGCCGTGCCTGTGACAGCGCCCCGCCAGGCCCCTGCCCCGGCCAGCGCGCGTCCCCCGCGCCGGACGGAGGCGTTCGTGCCTGTCGCGCGCAGCGAGGCCCCGATCAACCAGGATCTGGAGCGCGCAAAGGCGGTGATGCAGCGCGCGCGGCGGATCATGTTCCGCGTCTTCGAAGAAGGACGCCTCGGCCGCGCGGTCAGGGGATCGGACGTCTCGGGACTGGTCGAGGAGATATCGGACGCCGTGATGCGCAACCCTGCCGCGATGCTGCACGTGGCGCGGATGAAGTCCAAGACCGAATATACCTACATGCATTCGGTCGCGGTGTGCACGCTGATGATCAACTTCGCCCGGACGCTCGACCTGCCCGAGGACAGCCATCGCGCAATCGGGATGGCGGGGCTGTTGCATGACCTCGGCAAGGTCACCATGCCCATCGAGATCCTCAACAAGACCGGGCCCCTGACCGACGCCGAATTCGAGCAGATGAAGATGCACACCCTGAACGGGCGGGATCTCATCGCGGAAAGCACCGACATTCCCGAGA
Proteins encoded:
- a CDS encoding HD-GYP domain-containing protein, which codes for MRKTIAPGKVRMGMKVLGFEGSWLHHPFWKKNFRIDDPETLRKVQESDVSGVVIEIGIEDIAVPVTAPRQAPAPASARPPRRTEAFVPVARSEAPINQDLERAKAVMQRARRIMFRVFEEGRLGRAVRGSDVSGLVEEISDAVMRNPAAMLHVARMKSKTEYTYMHSVAVCTLMINFARTLDLPEDSHRAIGMAGLLHDLGKVTMPIEILNKTGPLTDAEFEQMKMHTLNGRDLIAESTDIPEIALDVCAHHHEKMDGTGYPFGRQGAQLSVHARMSAICDVYDALTSDRIYKPSWTPQQALGAMQAWHGHFDDRLYFQFLRSVGIFPPGMLVELRSQRLAMILPGGRRNSRPRARAFYDLRQRDFIEPVDVQLDDSLRHDQVLREASPLAHGLPDWDLLKAALLGGRDPRPMVDKAA